The region GAGACCTCGACCTCCGCGCAGGATGTCGGCGGCGAAAAGCTCGACGCAATCCTGGGCGGGATCGGCCAGGGCGCTGATGTTGTTGGCCGCCATGATCGTGCTGCCGCTGCGCCCCGCGCGGCTTTTACACAGCAGCAGCACCTCGCGACCCGCCCGCCGCGCCTCGATGGCGGCCGACAGCCCGGCCAGTCCGCCGCCGATGATGAGAACTTCCGTCTTGATTTTTTCCATGGATGCATCCAGTCTTTTTGATTCGGCAGGGTTGCCTCACTATAGGCCGATCAGGACAGCCTGACAACCCGCCGCAGGAGTCCGCCGCATGCACGGCCTGTCGCAAAGCTTCTACCAGCGCGACACCATCGAGGTCGCCCGCGCTCTCCTCGGCCGGGTGCTGATCAGCCGTACCCCCGAGGGAGAGACGTCCGGGATGATCGTCGAAACCGAGGCTTATCTGGGCGCGCGGGATCGCGCATCCCACGCCTTTGGCGACCGGCGCACGGCGCGCACGGCCTCGCTCTACGTGCCCGCTGGGCGGGCTTATGTCTATCTGATCTACGGCCTTCATCATTGCCTCAATCTCACCACCGGCACCGCCGAAGACGCCGAATGTGTGTTGATTCGCGCCCTTGAACCCCTTGAGGGCCTGGCGCTGATGGCGAAGCGGCGCAAAACCTCGCGCCCCGAGCTGCTGGCGTCCGGGCCCGGCCGCCTCTGCCAGGCCCTGGGCATCGATCGGTCCTTCAACGGCGAATCGCTCAGCGGTCCGCGGCTGCTTGTCGGTGAAGGGCGCGCGGTGCCGGACACGGAGATTGTCACAGCGGCGCGCATCGGCATCGATTATGCCGGCGAAGCCCGTGACTGGCCCTTGCGCTTTTTTCTGGCGGATCATGCTTGTGTCTCCCGCCTCAAGTGACACCCTCGACCGTCCTCGCGAAGTCCAGAAAGCCCA is a window of Geoalkalibacter sp. DNA encoding:
- a CDS encoding DNA-3-methyladenine glycosylase — encoded protein: MHGLSQSFYQRDTIEVARALLGRVLISRTPEGETSGMIVETEAYLGARDRASHAFGDRRTARTASLYVPAGRAYVYLIYGLHHCLNLTTGTAEDAECVLIRALEPLEGLALMAKRRKTSRPELLASGPGRLCQALGIDRSFNGESLSGPRLLVGEGRAVPDTEIVTAARIGIDYAGEARDWPLRFFLADHACVSRLK